Genomic segment of Kibdelosporangium phytohabitans:
GTGGACTGACGATCGCCAAGTTCCACGGCAAGGGCAACGTCAGCCAGAACGACTTCTGCGCACTGGGCCGCGGATACCCGAAGGGCACGCCGTGCCCGAACCAGGCCGGCTATCTCCAGTACGACCAGCGGGCGTTCCGCGCGCTCGGCCTGAGCGCGGGCCAGGTGGGCGGACCGCCGTCGTTCCAGACGGTGGCGAGCGAGATCGACGCGCGCAGGCCGATCGAGACCGGCATCTACTGGACCGCCGGTGGCGGCCACGCCCAAGTCATCTACGGGTATGACGACCAGCAGTTGATCTACTACGGCGACCCGTGGCCGGCCAGCCCGCGCTACAGCGAGATGAGCTACGACGACTACGTCGACAACTACGAGTTCCAGTGGGGCGAAGCGCTCTACGGGGCCGGGGCATGAGGAGGACGACGATGACCTACCGACACACCCGTGCCCTGACCGGGTCCGCCGCGATCGGCCTTGCTCTGCTGCTGACCGGCGGCACGGCGGCGGCGAGCCCGGTGACCGCCGCGCCGTCCCCTTCGGACGCGACGGCTGCCGCGCAGACCGCGGCGGCACCGGAAACGACCACCCGGCTGGCGAAGTTCTTCGTCAACCTCGACAAGCAGACGGCCGGTCAACTCGCCCAGGGAACACCGGACGTCCAGGCGGTGCAGGCGAAAGCGCCGCGGGTGACCGGACCGGCTCGCCCGGTCTACTCGCTCACCCCGGACTTCGTGCGCTCCGCGGACGCCCCGGTGGCCACGTTCGTGTACATGGCGGTCCCGGCCAAGTCCGCCAGTGGCCAGGACGCGTCCATCCTGCTCTCCCGCAAGGGCGCCGGTTGGTCGATCCACCAGATCACCACCGGCACGGAAGCGTTCGCGTCGACCGGCACGGTGTTCACCGAGCCGCAGAACA
This window contains:
- a CDS encoding papain-like cysteine protease family protein, with the translated sequence MRKHTPGRRRALAGFVAMLTGAALLVAPVTASAGELPINQLVQQQDQWCWVASGLTIAKFHGKGNVSQNDFCALGRGYPKGTPCPNQAGYLQYDQRAFRALGLSAGQVGGPPSFQTVASEIDARRPIETGIYWTAGGGHAQVIYGYDDQQLIYYGDPWPASPRYSEMSYDDYVDNYEFQWGEALYGAGA